The following proteins are co-located in the Triplophysa dalaica isolate WHDGS20190420 chromosome 2, ASM1584641v1, whole genome shotgun sequence genome:
- the LOC130435341 gene encoding CD209 antigen-like isoform X1, with amino-acid sequence MEMDRLQPDIKYEYCDRPGEDLEGNEENDEKTLSQLWSSIKATVQKYRSRGFMLSAACLGLICVFSILVLQIQIKAESDMKSCQKNVLQEFNETINLLRVSYSRLSTEKDQLQNDCRTDRELKLSYLNRVEKLNKTINDIQESYSRLTTEKDQLQNDCSSDRELKLSYVNKVEELNKTINDNQVSYSRLTTEKDQLQNRFNSIEAELKKRNSEKGYSFINDKKTWTESRQFCRDRGGDLVVINSVEEQRYISSVFKEGVWIGLSDIDNEGVMKWVDNSALTKQFWVQGEPNDDRGKEDCVELNPKKPNEKNWNDIPCSEKRKWICEN; translated from the exons ATGGAAATGGACAGACTTCAGCCAGACATCAAATATGAGTACTGCGACAGACCAGGAGAAGATCTAGAAGGGAATGAAGAAAACGATGAGAAAACGCTATCTCAGCTCTGGAGCAGCATCAAAGCCACGGTTCAGAAATACA GAAGTAGAGGTTTCATGTTGAGTGCCGCGTGTCTAGGGCTTATTTGCGTTTTCTCCATTCTAGTGCTGCAAATCCAGATAAAAGCAGAGAGCGACATGAAGTCGTGTCAGAAGAACGTTCTTCAAGAATTTAACGAAACAATAAACCTGTTGAGGGTCAGTTATAGTCGATTATCAACTGAGAAAGATCAACTCCAGAACGACTGCAGAACAGACAGAGAATTAAAACTGAGTTACTTGAACAGAGTCGAAAAATTGAACAAAACTATTAACGACATACAGGAGAGCTATAGTCGATTAACAACAGAGAAAGATCAACTCCAGAACGACTGCAGCTCGGACAGAGAACTAAAACTGAGTTACGTGAACAAAGTCGAAGAGTTGAACAAAACTATCAATGACAATCAAGTGAGTTACAGTCGATTAACAACAGAGAAAGATCAACTCCAGAACAGATTCAACTCCATCGAGGCCGAACTGAAGAAGAGGAACTCTGAAAAAG GATATAGCTTTATCAATGACAAGAAGACCTGGACTGAGAGCAGACAGTTCTGCAGGGATCGTGGTGGAGATCTGGTTGTTATCAACAGTGTTGAGGAGCAG AGATACATATCTTCAGTTTTCAAGGAAGGTGTGTGGATTGGTTTGTCTGATATAGACAATGAAGGGGTCATGAAATGGGTGGATAACTCGGCTCTAACCAAGCA GTTTTGGGTGCAAGGTGAACCGAATGATGACCGTGGAAAGGAGGACTGTGTCGAACTGAATCCTAAAAAACCCAATGAGAAGAACTGGAATGATATTCCTTgttcagaaaaaagaaaatggattTGTGAGAATTAG
- the LOC130413300 gene encoding C-type lectin domain family 4 member A-like isoform X2 has product MEIMRCMQNRSAARNTFGPQTQTQNWTETKNTRRRWFVPITLCLLLIYVLLVVTLILLYISHKTERDMLKMTYMEIIQEYNETLNSMKVNCSHVTDEREELQENFNSMSQKNMELETRLKKSLHKGTFRYFVSNEKKSWTDSRQFCRDLGADLVIINTEEEQKYISSIIKEDTWIGLSNTDNKEVMKWVDNSSPNVTFWGFDEPRNKYEYCVQILYYYRPEQKWRNQHCTEERRWICEK; this is encoded by the exons ATGGAAATAATGCGCTGTATGCAAAACAGAAGTGCTGCTAGAAACACATTTGGACctcagacacagacacagaactGGACTGAAACTAAAAACACCA GAAGGAGATGGTTCGTGCCGATCACATTATGTCTTCTGCTCATCTATGTTCTTCTGGTGGTCACCCTCATACTGCTCTATATAAGTCacaaaacagagagagatatgTTGAAGATGACATATATGGAGATTATTCAAGAATACAATGAAACTCTGAACAGCATGAAAGTGAATTGCAGTCATGTGACTGATGAGAGAGAAGAACTACAGGAAAACTTCAACTCAATGAGTCAGAAGAACATGGAGTTAGAGACCAGGCTGAAGAAGAGTCTTCATAAAGGGACGTTCAGGTATTTTGTATCTAATGAGAAGAAGAGCTGGACTGACAGCAGACAGTTCTGCAGGGATCTTGGTGCAGATCTGGTAATCATAAATACTGAAGAAGAACAG AAATACATATCTTCAATCATTAAGGAGGACACATGGATTGGTTTGTCTAATACAGACAACAAGGAAGTCATGAAATGGGTGGATAATTCATCACCCAATGTAAC GTTTTGGGGGTTTGATGAACCAAGAAACAAATATGAATACTGTGTTCAGATTCTGTATTATTATCGACCTGAACAAAAATGGAGGAATCAACACTGCACAGAGGAGAGACGATGGATTTGTGAGAAATAG
- the LOC130436000 gene encoding secretory phospholipase A2 receptor-like: protein MEVENIYSNIQDNYCNRPGDQDRDVNEKTLPVELMNSSTKATNQNYRRRCLALSALCFGLLCVFLVVTVLVLQIQISTERNMKLSCKNTLMEFNETINDIQANYSQLTTEKDQLQHRFNSLEAELKKRNSERRYHFSDERKSWSESRQVCRDRGGDLVVINNIEEQRYLSSVIKESTWIGLSDIDKEGSMKWVDNSPLKAMFWIPGEPNNAHGIEDCVQIVSSYSPDNSWNDQPCTEKRRWICYRFDCQGGWVTPEAILSKAPYPYLLPGRCTDRCPLLWVYVYSLDRSATRNTFGPETENQKQTGAQNRGRRRWFMRITVCLLLICVFLLVTFILLYNQLKTERDQMKNKVEEKSKDLNSLNIKCKRLIEELQKNLTSVSLKKLELETNYRHLTDERDQLQTSLTFMSRSLLEFETEKKRKRCQKVWKESDRYFISNEEKSWSDSRRFCKDCGADLVIINTEEEQKHISSIVEGRVWIGLSDTENEGNMTWVDNTPLTKGFWNKGEPNNVGDEDCVEFMSSSEPVLDNWNDLSCSVERKWICENQG, encoded by the exons ATGGAAGTGGAGAACATTTATTCCAACATTCAGGACAATTACTGCAACAGACCAGGAGATCAGGACAGAGATGTTAATGAGAAAACTCTTCCTGTGGAGCTCATGAACAGCAGCACCAAAGCCACAAATCAGAATTACA GAAGGAGATGTCTCGCGCTGAGCGCCTTGTGTTTTGGACTCTTATGCGTTTTCCTAGTGGTCACCGTTCTTGTGCTGCAAATCCAGATCAGTACTGAGAGAAACATGAAGTTGAGTTGCAAGAACACGCTCATGGAGTTTAATGAGACAATAAACGACATACAGGCCAATTACAGTCAACTGACTACTGAGAAAGATCAACTCCAGCACAGATTCAACTCTCTAGAGGCCGAACTGAAGAAGAGGAATTCTGAGAGAA GATACCACTTTAGCGATGAGAGGAAGAGCTGGTCTGAGAGCAGACAGGTCTGCAGGGACCGTGGTGGAGATCTGGTTGTTATCAATAACATCGAGGAGCag AGGTACTTATCTTCAGTCATTAAGGAGAGCACGTGGATTGGTTTGTCTGATATCGATAAGGAAGGCTCCATGAAATGGGTGGATAATTCGCCACTTAAGGCAAT GTTTTGGATCCCTGGTGAACCAAATAACGCACATGGAATTGAGGACTGTGTTCAGATTGTGTCTTCATATTCACCTGATAACAGCTGGAATGATCAACCCTGCACAGAGAAGAGACGATGGATTT GTTACCGGTTCGATTGTCAGGGCGGGTGGGTAACGCCTGAGGCGatcttgagcaaggcaccttacccctacttgctccccgggcgctgcactGATAgatgcccactgctctgggtgtacgtGTACTCTCTGGATAG AAGTGCAACTAGAAACACATTTGGACCTGAGACAGAGAATCAGAAACAGACTGGAGCTCAAAACAGAG GAAGAAGGAGATGGTTCATGCGAATCACAGTGTGTCTTCTGctcatctgtgtttttctgctgGTCACCTTCATACTGTTATATAACCAGCTCAAAACAGAGAGAGATCAGATGAAGAACAAAGTTGAAGAAAAGAGTAAAGATCTGAACAGCCTCAACATCAAATGCAAACGTCTGATAGAAGAACTACAGAAAAACCTCACATCTGTGAGTCTGAAGAAACTGGAGTTAGAGACAAACTACCGCCATTTGACAGATGAGAGAGATCAGCTACAGACAAGCCTCACCTTTATGAGTCGAAGTTTGCTGGAGTTTGAGACCGAAAAGAAAAGGAAGAGATGTCAAAAAG tgtggaaagagtccGACAGGTATTTTATATCCAATGAAGAGAAGAGCTGGTCTGACAGCAGACGGTTCTGCAAGGATTGTGGCGCAGATCTGGTCATTATCaacactgaagaagaacag aaacacatatCTTCAATTGTGGAAGGGAGAGTCTGGATTGGTTTGTCTGATACAGAGAATGAAGGCAACATGACATGGGTGGATAATACACCACTGACTAAAGG GTTTTGGAATAAAGGTGAGCCGAATAACGTGGGAGATGAGGACTGTGTTGAATTCATGAGCTCATCAGAACCTGTGCTGGACAACTGGAATGATCTTTCATGCTCAGTTGAGCGAAAATGGATCTGTGAGAATCAGggttga
- the LOC130413300 gene encoding C-type lectin domain family 12 member B-like isoform X1: MEIMRCMQNRSAARNTFGPQTQTQNWTETKNTRRRWFVPITLCLLLIYVLLVVTLILLYISHKTERDMLKMTYMEIIQEYNETLNSMKVNCSHVTDEREELQENFNSMSQKNMELETRLKKSLHKGTFRYFVSNEKKSWTDSRQFCRDLGADLVIINTEEEQKYISSIIKEDTWIGLSNTDNKEVMKWVDNSSPNVTKMACVDHSGSGCHLYSSGHRSHTAVYSSHSRERSDEDDKYAHS, translated from the exons ATGGAAATAATGCGCTGTATGCAAAACAGAAGTGCTGCTAGAAACACATTTGGACctcagacacagacacagaactGGACTGAAACTAAAAACACCA GAAGGAGATGGTTCGTGCCGATCACATTATGTCTTCTGCTCATCTATGTTCTTCTGGTGGTCACCCTCATACTGCTCTATATAAGTCacaaaacagagagagatatgTTGAAGATGACATATATGGAGATTATTCAAGAATACAATGAAACTCTGAACAGCATGAAAGTGAATTGCAGTCATGTGACTGATGAGAGAGAAGAACTACAGGAAAACTTCAACTCAATGAGTCAGAAGAACATGGAGTTAGAGACCAGGCTGAAGAAGAGTCTTCATAAAGGGACGTTCAGGTATTTTGTATCTAATGAGAAGAAGAGCTGGACTGACAGCAGACAGTTCTGCAGGGATCTTGGTGCAGATCTGGTAATCATAAATACTGAAGAAGAACAG AAATACATATCTTCAATCATTAAGGAGGACACATGGATTGGTTTGTCTAATACAGACAACAAGGAAGTCATGAAATGGGTGGATAATTCATCACCCAATGTAAC gAAGATGGCTTGTGTGGATCACAGTGGGTCTGGGTGTCATCTGTATTCTTCTGGCCATCGCTCTCATACTGCTGTATATTCATCTCACAGCAGAGAGAGATCAGATGAAGACGACAAATATGCACATAGctga
- the LOC130435341 gene encoding CD209 antigen-like protein C isoform X2 → MEMDRLQPDIKYEYCDRPGEDLEGNEENDEKTLSQLWSSIKATVQKYMLQIQIKAESDMKSCQKNVLQEFNETINLLRVSYSRLSTEKDQLQNDCRTDRELKLSYLNRVEKLNKTINDIQESYSRLTTEKDQLQNDCSSDRELKLSYVNKVEELNKTINDNQVSYSRLTTEKDQLQNRFNSIEAELKKRNSEKGYSFINDKKTWTESRQFCRDRGGDLVVINSVEEQRYISSVFKEGVWIGLSDIDNEGVMKWVDNSALTKQFWVQGEPNDDRGKEDCVELNPKKPNEKNWNDIPCSEKRKWICEN, encoded by the exons ATGGAAATGGACAGACTTCAGCCAGACATCAAATATGAGTACTGCGACAGACCAGGAGAAGATCTAGAAGGGAATGAAGAAAACGATGAGAAAACGCTATCTCAGCTCTGGAGCAGCATCAAAGCCACGGTTCAGAAATACA TGCTGCAAATCCAGATAAAAGCAGAGAGCGACATGAAGTCGTGTCAGAAGAACGTTCTTCAAGAATTTAACGAAACAATAAACCTGTTGAGGGTCAGTTATAGTCGATTATCAACTGAGAAAGATCAACTCCAGAACGACTGCAGAACAGACAGAGAATTAAAACTGAGTTACTTGAACAGAGTCGAAAAATTGAACAAAACTATTAACGACATACAGGAGAGCTATAGTCGATTAACAACAGAGAAAGATCAACTCCAGAACGACTGCAGCTCGGACAGAGAACTAAAACTGAGTTACGTGAACAAAGTCGAAGAGTTGAACAAAACTATCAATGACAATCAAGTGAGTTACAGTCGATTAACAACAGAGAAAGATCAACTCCAGAACAGATTCAACTCCATCGAGGCCGAACTGAAGAAGAGGAACTCTGAAAAAG GATATAGCTTTATCAATGACAAGAAGACCTGGACTGAGAGCAGACAGTTCTGCAGGGATCGTGGTGGAGATCTGGTTGTTATCAACAGTGTTGAGGAGCAG AGATACATATCTTCAGTTTTCAAGGAAGGTGTGTGGATTGGTTTGTCTGATATAGACAATGAAGGGGTCATGAAATGGGTGGATAACTCGGCTCTAACCAAGCA GTTTTGGGTGCAAGGTGAACCGAATGATGACCGTGGAAAGGAGGACTGTGTCGAACTGAATCCTAAAAAACCCAATGAGAAGAACTGGAATGATATTCCTTgttcagaaaaaagaaaatggattTGTGAGAATTAG
- the LOC130411490 gene encoding CD209 antigen-like protein E: MMESENITENRNTEQKNDSSVFDRDLSSDEITTNKDAADNPILCMNFIQREAVNYRRKKYCMLITVLLGLIFVLLVIAVVVQHKKLSTESDLMKMSYMNLEYSEALSSLEMNYSRLNGEREELQINLTYTIQKTLQLEAELKKWNSEKGLGWYFISREKKNWTESRQHCRDRGGDLVIIHTEEEQMLVSSITKERNWIGLSYNENESVLKWVDGTPLDLGFWVQGEPNGLGRSENCIEMLPSSQPKNNWNDAVCSIQNTFICEH, translated from the exons ATGATGGAGTCAGAAAACATCACTGAAAACAGGAACACTGAACAGAAGAACGACAGCAGCGTCTTTGACAGAGACCTGAGCAGTGATGAGATCACCACCAATAAGGATGCAGCTGACAACCCTATACTCTGCATGAACTTTATCCAGAGGGAAGCCGTTAATTACA GAAGAAAGAAATATTGTATGCTGATCACAGTGTTACTCGGGCTCATCTTTGTTTTACTGGTGATTGCCGTTGTAGTGCAACACAAAAAACTCTCAACAGAGAGCGATCTGATGAAGATGAGCTACATGAACTTGGAATACAGTGAAGCTTTGAGCAGCCTGGAGATGAATTACAGCCGTCTGAATGGTGAGAGAGAAGAACTACAGATAAACCTCACCTATACGATCCAGAAGACACTGCAGTTGGAGGCCGAGCTGAAGAAGTGGAATTCAGAAAAAG GGTTAGGCTGGTATTTCATATCCAGAGAGAAGAAGAACTGGACTGAAAGCAGACAGCACTGCAGGGATCGTGGTGGAGATCTGGTCATCATCCacactgaagaagaacag ATGCTTGTATCTTCTATCACCAAGGAGCGTAACTGGATTGGTTTGTCTTATAATGAGAATGAGAGTGTCTTAAAATGGGTGGATGGTACGCCACTGGATTTAGG gttttgGGTTCAAGGTGAACCGAACGGCTTGGGCAGAAGTGAGAACTGTATTGAAATGTTGCCTTCCTCGCAACCCAAAAATAACTGGAATGATGCAGTATGTTCAATAcagaacacatttatttgtgagCATTAA